Proteins from a genomic interval of Trifolium pratense cultivar HEN17-A07 linkage group LG6, ARS_RC_1.1, whole genome shotgun sequence:
- the LOC123892407 gene encoding uncharacterized protein LOC123892407, with the protein MSKERYIPEGGSASRPPLFTGKNYYFWKNKMQLFLKSQEVGMWRIVTEGDYVPTVTSAEGVISDKPEDAWTTAEQQKVLLNSKAHLFLSCALSMEESERVDECDTAKKVWDTLQVHHEGTSHVKETRIDIGTNKFETFEMIENETIDEMFSRFTTIINELRSLGKTFSTNDRIRKLLRCLPVTWRPMVTAITQTKDLKTLPIEDLIGTLKAHEVILQGDKPLKKEKTIALKASQKDISFLEDDSKELESTQEEAEGELALISGKIQRMLRRRDQIRRNFSSGKDMQKNDFDKSQVTCFGCNKLGHYKSECPLNKSPRNFPFKKKSMLATWDDDDEFETNKEEEEANICLMADSENDEVFLFDKTHPYEELETNFDSLLHDSEFLSKQCFLLQKEVSELKEEKKKLQIDILNFEKINKDLIESKEKHVCSSVLSKKIDENVVLKNEIKELRNDLTGFIKSTETFQNIMGSQSQALNKNGLGFNEVKNKIFENVLLPANREFKLRCSFCNKNGHHESICYQKESYESFYHEPKRYRHLERKNKHCSFCKNFGHLEKECYFKNKQIVKTNPQGPKSLWAPKRKFQNAGILSKCKEKAMVFGQWLFKTHDRR; encoded by the coding sequence atgtcaaaagaaaGATACATTCCAGAAGGAGGATCTGCTTCAAGACCACCTTTGTTCACtggaaaaaattactatttttggaaaaacaaaatgcaattgtttttaaaatctcAAGAAGTAGGAATGTGGCGCATAGTCACAGAAGGAGATTATGTTCCTACTGTAACTTCTGCTGAGGGAGTCATTTCAGATAAACCTGAAGATGCATGGACAACTGCAGAACAACAAAAGGTACTCCTAAACTCTAAAGCTCATTTATTTCTATCCTGTGCTCTAAGCATGGAAGAAAGTGAAAGAGTAGATGAATGTGATACTGCTAAAAAGGTTTGGGACACTTTACAAGTTCACCATGAAGGAACTAGTCAtgtaaaagaaacaagaatAGACATAGGAACTaataaatttgaaacttttgaaATGATTGAAAACGAAACTATTGATGAAATGTTTTCAAGATTTACTACTATCATAAATGAATTAAGATCTCTTGGAAAAACTTTTTCAACTAATGATAGAATTAGAAAACTTTTGAGATGTCTTCCAGTCACTTGGAGACCAATGGTTACTGCCATTACTCAAACTAAAGATTTGAAAACACTTCCCATAGAAGATCTTATTGGTActttaaaagctcatgaagtTATTCTTCAAGGAGATAAAcctttgaaaaaggaaaaaaccaTTGCTTTAAAAGCTTCTCAAAAAGATATAAGTTTTTTAGAAGATGACTCTAAGGAATTAGAATCTACCCAAGAAGAGGCAGAAGGAGAACTAGCTCTCATTTCTGGCAAAATCCAACGTATGTTAAGAAGAAGAGATCAAATAAGAAGAAACTTTTCTTCAGGAAAAGATATGCAGAAAAATGACTTTGACAAAAGTCAAGTGACCTGCTTTGGTTGCAACAAACTTGGACATTACAAATCAGAATGTCCCTTAAACAAATCACCCAGAAATTTTCCCTTCAAGAAAAAATCTATGTTAGCTACctgggatgatgatgatgaatttgaaacaaataaagaagaagaagaagccaaCATCTGTCTAATGGCAGATTCAGAAAATGATGAGGTATTTCTCTTTGATAAAACTCATCCTTATGAAGAATTAGAAACTAATTTTGATAGTTTATTACATGATTCTGAATTCTTATCCAAACAAtgttttttgttacaaaaagaagtttctgaactaaaagaagaaaagaaaaaacttcaaattgacattcttaattttgagaaaattaaCAAAGACTTAATTgagtcaaaagaaaaacatgtttgCTCTAGTGTTTTATCTAAGAAAATAGATGAAAATGTTGtgttgaaaaatgaaataaaagaacTGAGAAATGATCTCACTGGGTTTATAAAATCAACtgaaacttttcaaaacattatGGGATCACAATCTCAAGCTCTTAACAAAAATGGCTTAGGTTTTAATgaagttaaaaacaaaatttttgaaaatgttctttTACCAGCAAATAGAGAGTTTAAGTTGAGATGTtcattttgtaacaaaaatggtCATCATGAATCAATTTGCTATCAAAAAGAAAGTTATGAAAGTTTTTACCATGAACCAAAACGTTATCGTCActtggaaagaaaaaataaacattgttCATTTTGCAAAAACTTTGGGCATCTTGAAAAAGAatgctattttaaaaataaacaaattgtgAAAACTAACCCTCAAGGACCCAAGTCATTATGGGCACCTAAAcgaaaatttcaaaatgcagGGATACTATCAAAGTGCAAAGAAAAAGCCATGGTTTTTGGACAGTGGCTGTTCAAAACACATGACAGGAGATAA
- the LOC123889713 gene encoding PRA1 family protein A1-like, whose protein sequence is MDWGNVTAEDLIDALREVDWSSPPRPLAEFFSRFTVPRSSSKWNSRLKCNLYYYRTNYFLLIVSVLILGFLRRPLAIVAALLTALSIAFLNDSFAGTFSEKVTRTVRQFSPHLAAKMRPPLTPVIRGRPSAKRAIYICGRPRWVFVLVFSSASFFLWFVSAGLLTVLWALAIGLLATILHASFRTPNLKARLNTFREEFRAVWRNYSEL, encoded by the exons ATGGATTGGGGAAACGTAACCGCCGAAGATCTGATCGATGCTCTCCGCGAAGTTGATTGGTCATCGCCGCCACGTCCTCTCGCTGAATTCTTCTCTCGATTCACCGTTCCACGATCTTCTTCCAAATGGAACAGTCGTCTCAAATGCAATCTCTACTA CTACAGGACGAACTACTTCCTTTTGATTGTTTCTGTTCTCA TATTGGGGTTTCTTCGGAGGCCGCTTGCTATTGTGGCCGCGCTTCTAACGGCACTCAGCATCGCTTTTCTTAATGACAG CTTTGCGGGTACCTTTAGTGAGAAGGTGACAAGAACAGTTAGACAATTTTCACCACATTTAGCTGCCAAAATGAGACCTCCGCTTAC GCCTGTTATTCGTGGACGTCCTTCAGCCAAGAGAGCAATTTATATTTGTGGTCGGCCGCGTTGGGTGTTTGTCTTGGTCTTTTCTTCTG CAAGTTTCTTTCTTTGGTTTGTTTCGGCTGGTCTCCTGACTGTTTTATGGGCGCTTGCTATTGGTCTTCTTG CTACCATCCTGCATGCAAGCTTTAGAACACCTAACCTGAAAGCACGTCTAAACACCTTCCGTGAAGAATTTCGTGCTGTATGGCGCAATTACAGCGAGCTGTAG
- the LOC123892406 gene encoding uncharacterized protein LOC123892406, with amino-acid sequence MRTKQTARRAPPFNYSPPRFRNPSPPPSSSLPLNLKPLRTLFPPHYGQPPPNPTQTPPHLKPKSKRMKPSFSAPPRRSQRLKENFATQKTQSNVEKIHIDIESTDEEESDKEETDVPPSSKSYSNPSSSEETKSNSSIPLQSQSKKGKEKVVETTSKNRAKKEKSVNAMFQDETPMYSSEAEEKIFQEKWRTKPIAPGRFFNFEALQSHPLEIKAYTDFQGWSSFLSLKEIYYPRLVQAFYFKAKCDRENCTIKTTVKGVEFELNPDVIADVFKIPNDGFMSYGRNWYSLAKTTFEEVRIPIFTLESPKDSRKTSDLNFLSKVFHIITQGSVLPRQGKYAELDDNELMVIHHLFERKKLNLPFLMINFMMDIANRNNKKFCVSYGMALTKIFDHFKVPFEGEIAETEHKKFSLKNLKHFKNEPISQAPVKVYTLVQKTLFKSVLRGFLNRFRDRFKFRRFSKFFIFKSGFEPI; translated from the coding sequence ATGAGAACCAAACAAACTGCCAGGCGAGCCCCTCCTTTTAACTATTCACCACCACGGTTCCGCAacccatcaccaccaccatcttcATCATTACCTTTAAACTTGAAACCCCTAAGAACACTCTTCCCACCTCATTATGGTCAACCACCACCAAATCCAACTCAAACACCACCACATCTCAAACCAAAATCGAAAAGGATGAAACCTTCCTTCTCTGCACCTCCTCGCCGCTCTCAAAGATTAAAGGAAAACTTTGCAACTCAGAAAACTCAAAGCAATGTTGAAAAAATCCACATTGATATCGAATCAACtgatgaagaagaaagtgaCAAGGAAGAAACTGATGTTCCTCCGTCCTCAAAATCTTACTCAAATCCTTCCTCAAGTGAGGAAACCAAGTCAAACTCTTCCATTCCTCTTCAATCACAGTCTaagaaaggaaaagagaaagtTGTTGAGACTACTTCAAAAAACAGAGCTAAAAAGGAAAAATCTGTGAATGCTATGTTTCAAGATGAAACACCAATGTACTCATCAGAAGCTGAAGAAaagatttttcaagaaaaatggAGAACCAAGCCAATAGCACCAGGACGGTTTTTCAATTTTGAAGCTCTTCAATCACATCCTCTTGAGATAAAAGCCTACACTGACTTTCAAGGTTGGTCATCTTTTCTATCTCTTAAAGAAATCTATTACCCTAGGTTAGTTCAAGCCTTTTACTTTAAGGCTAAGTGTGATCGTGAAAATTGCACCATTAAAACCACTGTTAAGGGAGTAGAATTTGAACTTAACCCTGATGTTATTGCTGATGTCTTTAAAATCCCAAATGATGGATTTATGTCTTATGGAAGAAACTGGTATAGCCTAGCTAAAACCACATTTGAAGAAGTTAGAATCCCTATTTTCACTTTAGAATCTCCAAAAGACTCTCGCAAAACCTCTGACCTAAACTTTTTATCCAAAGTTTTTCATATCATAACTCAAGGAAGTGTTTTGCCAAGACAAGGAAAATATGCTGAGCTAGATGATAATGAACTCATGGTCATTCATCACCTGTTTGAAAGGAAAAAGCTAAACCTTCCATTCCTAATGATCAATTTTATGATGGATATAGCTAATaggaataacaaaaaattctgtGTCTCGTATGGCATGGCTTTAACCAAAATCTTTGATCATTTCAAAGTACCTTTTGAGGGGGAAATTGCTGAAACTGAACACAAGAAGTTTTCCTTAAAAAACCTCAAACACTTCAAGAATGAACCTATCTCCCAAGCTCCTGTAAAAGTTTACACACTAGtgcaaaaaacactttttaaatcGGTTCTGAGAGGCTTTTTAAATCGGTTCCGGGACCGATTTAAATTCCGTCGATTTAGtaagtttttcatttttaaatcgGGTTTCGAACCGatttaa